A segment of the Curtobacterium sp. MCSS17_007 genome:
AACCGGGTGCCGCCCGTCGTGCGATCGGGGTGGATCAGGCCCTTGCGTTCCCAGAAGTGCAGGGCCGACGCGGCGACGCCCGTGCGCCGGACGACCTCGCCGATGGAGAGCAGGTCGGTCGGCCTCGGCCGAGGGTCGGTCTGCGTCGGTTCGGCCTCCGCGGGATCGACCGCCACGGGTTCGACCGCCGCTGGCTCGATCTGGACCATGGTCGAGATCCTACGGCCGGGCCGGGTGCTCCCGTGTGCCGTCCGGCCACCCCTGCTACACTGGCGGGCAACATATCAAGCAGTGTGTAACTACCGGCCGTCGGCACCCGACGGACAACGGCGGCACCCGATGGGCCCGCTGCCCGATCAGGCCGGGCCCCAGAAGGCACACCCCCATGCTCCAACCACGACGCTCCGACGCGTCCCTCGTCTCCCTCGCCGGTCGCTGGTACTTCCCGATCGCGTTCGTCGCCCGTCTCCCCTTCGCGATGATGGTCGTCGGCGTCCTGACGCTCGTCGTCGCCTCCCGTGACTCCGTCGCCCTCGGCGGCATCAACTCCGCGTTCGTCGGCATCGGGTCGGCGCTGTTCGGGCCCCTCGTGGGTGCCGCCGCCGACCGGTTCGGCCAGCGCGCCGTGCTCGTCCCCGTCGGGCTCGCGAACGCCGTGCTGCTCGGTGTCCTGCCACTCGTCGTCGCGAGCACCGCACCCGACCTCGCGGTCCTCGCGATGTCGTTCTGCATCGGTGCCACGGCACCGCAGGTCGCGCCGATGTCCCGCACGCGACTCGTCGCGATCGTCCGACAGCGCATGTCGCCGGCCCGACGCGACAAGGTGTTCAGCGGGACCATGGCGTACGAGTCCGCCGCCGACGAGACCGTCTTCATCGTCGGTCCGTTCCTGGTCGGCCTGCTCGCCAGTGCGATCGCCCCGTGGGTCGCCGTCGCCGGTGCGTCCGCGCTGACCTTCGTGTTCGTCACCGCGTTCGCCCTGCACCCGACCGGTGCGCTCGTCGTCGGCGGTCCCGCGCAGGAGACCCGTGCGCCGGCCCGACAGCTCCTCCGCCCGCGCCTGCTCGTCGTGGTCGCGGGCATCCTCGGCATCGGCCTGTTCTTCGGGTCGACGCTGACCTCGTTGACGGCCTTCATGGAGCAGCACGGCGAGCCGTCCCAGGCCGGCCTCCTCTACGGCGTGATGGGGATCGGCTCCGCGGCCCTCGCCCTCGGGTCGGCCGCGTTCCCGCAGCGCTTCGGGGT
Coding sequences within it:
- a CDS encoding MFS transporter; the protein is MLQPRRSDASLVSLAGRWYFPIAFVARLPFAMMVVGVLTLVVASRDSVALGGINSAFVGIGSALFGPLVGAAADRFGQRAVLVPVGLANAVLLGVLPLVVASTAPDLAVLAMSFCIGATAPQVAPMSRTRLVAIVRQRMSPARRDKVFSGTMAYESAADETVFIVGPFLVGLLASAIAPWVAVAGASALTFVFVTAFALHPTGALVVGGPAQETRAPARQLLRPRLLVVVAGILGIGLFFGSTLTSLTAFMEQHGEPSQAGLLYGVMGIGSAALALGSAAFPQRFGVAWRWLVFGVVLLGGALAFSRADSVVAVALVLGVMGIGIGPTLVAQYSLGSDRSPVGRSATTMTILGSAVIVGQSIASAVVGEVAERAGADTAMLFPAFAAALVVVAAVADLLLARRGTAQAAASV